CCAGCTTTCAGCCTATCTTTAAAGGAGAGATGACTGGCAGATCTTAAACCTGTTGATGACAATATCCTTCTCAATTCAAGTTTAGTGGCTGTGCTCAATAGCCATGCTCCACCCCCTGCCCATGCATCATCTCTTCTGTATTCCAAGGGGAATGCCTTTGGAAACATGACTCGGCAGTAATTATGGCCTGTAAACTCTGTCGATACACTGTGGTAGGCTTTGGGGATATTTATATTAATGATCCTACACAGTACCATTATCATgattattttacagatgaggaaacagaatcCAGAGAGCATTAGTAAGATGCTCAAGGGAGCATGATAGGGAAAGGATAGGACTCAGAGCCCGTCCTCTCTGTGACAAAGAGCTGGTAGTCTTAACCATTTGTACTTTATCAGCAATATGAAAAGTTattttagctgggcggtggtggcacacacctttaaatcccagcacttgggaagcagaggcaggcagatctctgtgagtttgagactagcctggtctataagagctagttccaggacagcctccaaagccacagagaaaccttgtctctaaaaaccaaaaaagaaaagaaaaattattttatggctAGGCccctatctgtaatcccagcaccaaggcaggagaatcaccagttcaaggccagcctaggctacagagaaaaaccctatctcaaaagagatagaagggaaagaaaaattttatatgcaataaaaataacaagtataggggctggtgagatggctcagtggttaaaagcactggctgctcttccagaggtcctgagtttcaattctcagcaaccacatggtggctcacaaccatctgtagtgagatctggtgccctcttctggcctgcaggcagacatgtaggcagaacactgtatacataataaatcttaaaaaaaaaaaaaaaaaaaaaaaaaaaaaaaaaaaaaaagcataggtaGTTTGGACCAAGGAAAAAGATATTAAATCCTAGCAGTCCTCCTCTCTGGAGCCTAAAGTTGAAAGACTTGGAGAAAATGGAGACTGCCACTATGAGGGGGACATGCAGTGGACTAAGAGAAGAGCACTGCAGAGACTGTGCTTGTTCTTTGCACACACACGGGCTCTGTGAAGTCCACTTGAGTAAGCTAGAGATGGCCCTGGCCTTCAGAGTGAGCCATGGGACATTGGGGACACAGGAtagcaaataaaaacattgtGACAAATTCACCGAATACCAGAATAAAGAGGAATAGGGCATAACTGAGTAGTAGCCCCCtgctggaaggaggaagaggagatatGTGGCTTAGTCCTTGAAGGATGAGGACATCTAACTAGATGCAGATGGAAATGGGCAGAGGCATGATGAGGAAATGAAGGGTGCTCAAAGACTGGAGAGTATTTGTGTGAGCAGAAAGCCTGGTTAGAGTTTAGAACTCAGCCTGAGTGCCATAGGAGTTCTGAAACATGGTGAGTGAGCAGGGTTTAGTACATTTTGATTTCTGCTACTCCAAGAGGCAGAGATGATATAGGCCTGACTGAGGTACTGCCATCAGGCATGAAGGCAGAGGAGGCCTAGGAGCTAGCTGTAGGGGGAGGCAGTGGgtcattgtggtggctcactgAGCTGGGAGATGACCCTAAGCTGGTTGATGGTGACAGAGTCTGAAAAGGGAGGGAATGTGTAGGGAGAAGGGGCTCTCCACGTGTCCTCAGTCCCTTAAGAATCCTCCCCAGTCACCTTTAGACCTCCCtctcaccacgccctcatgggcgtgtccgggcacacctgtccgggctactaggaggcggggctacagtgtctccctacagaaatGCTTTGCAGGAGGGGACCAGTGTATGTTGCCTGTGGGTTACTTGTTCTAACATGTCTGCTCTCTTGATCAAGTTTACAGTATGCTTGCGTCGGAATGGGCGGACTGTGTATCAGCAAGTTCTGTCGTTGGAGCGTCCAAGTGTCCTGCGCAGCTGGAACTGGGGCCTGTGTGGTCACTTTGCTTTCTACCATGCCCTTTATCCCCGAGCCTGGACAGTCTATCAGCTTCCTGGCCAGAGTGTCACTCTCACCTGCCGCCAGATCACACCTATCTTGCCCCATGACTACCAGGTGAGGTTTCCTCCACTTCCCTCCCCTGATCCATCTCTGTGGACATTTTGTGACCTACGAAAGGGAGAGGTTGGAGCTCTGAACATCACACTGGCTTCCCAGTCCAATGAATTCTAGCTTTCTAGATCTTCTGGTAAGCCGATTTTTGGGGAATATGGGTGATGCAAGAAAGACAGAAGGGAGTTTAGAGAGGAATATTTGGAAAGGTTCTCTATCCCCATGACTGATCCTGAGGATTGGAGCCAAAAGTAGATACACTGAGACTGAGTCCAGTCTTTTATCCCCAGGACAGCTGCCTCCCTGTAGGAGTCTTTGTGTGGGATGTAGAAAACCAAGGAGATGAAACTCTGGATGTGTCCATCATGTTCTCTATGCGGAACGGACTAGGGGGTGAAGATGATGCCCTAGGAGGATTGTGGAATGAACCCTTCTGCCTGCAACGGGATGGGAAGACTGTGCAGGGGCTACTCCTGCATCATCCAACTCCCCCAAATCCCTACACCATGGCTGTGGCTGCACGATGCACGGTAATGAGCCCCCACCCTCACAGCCTGACCCTGAACCTATGTCTACCTCTCACAGTCTCTCATTTCATCAACTCACTAATCCCATCCCTATCACAGCCCTCAGCCTCTGGAACTCAGAGGTTGACAGTGTGTAAGGGGAACAGAAGAACCAGTCAGAATCCATCTGGTGTACTTATACTTGCCTTCATAGAGTCTTTGACCTCTTAACAGGCAGACACCACAGTAACCCACATCACAGCCTTTGACCCTGACAGCACTGGGCAGCAGGTGTGGCAGGACCTACTTCAGGATGGACAGCTGGACTCCCCTGCTGGTGATGGGGGGTTTGACTGGGAGGTGTCTGGAAGGAAGGCTGTGTCCAGTCTTAGGACCTGGGGTGGAAGACCTGATAATAAATAGGCCTTGTCCTTGAGTTAGGAGTCCCTAGCTTTGGGGCTCAGGGGAGTGTGTGCTGATTCCTCTGTGCTTCTTAGGCCAAAGCACCCCCTCGAAGAAAGGAGAGGGTGTCGCTGGGGCTGTATGTATCTCCAGCAAGCTGCCACCACGAGGCCAGTGCTGCCTGGAGTTTTCACTGGCTTGGGATATGCCTAGGATCATGTTTGGAGCGAAGGGCCAAATCCACTACAGGTAAATGCAGGGATTCAAAGGCACTGACTCGGGTGCTAACCTAGAGCACCTGTTCTTATGCCTCTCTTTCCATCTTAGGCGGTACACACGGTTCTTTGGTTCAGATGGTGATGTGGCACCTGCCCTTAGCCACTATGCACTATGCCAATATGCAGACTGGGAGAACAGAATCTCAGCGTGGCAGAGCCCAGTATTGGATGACAGGTGCCAGTAGAGCCCTTTTGTGCTTTTTCCTAGGCCCCTTCCCCAAATAGGACTTGATAAATTTCTACCCACCAGTCAGTAGGGCTGTGCTGGGATTCACTTAGTGCCCCTACTTCTGTAGACTCTAGAACCGTTTCTATCCTGGGAGGCTCCTAAAGATCTATTTCCTCCTCTTGGCTTCCCAGATCCTTGCCTGCCTGGTACAAATCTGCACTGTTCAATGAATTATACTTCCTGGCTGATGGAGGCACAGTATGGCTAGAAGTTCCTGAAGATTCTCTACCAGAGGAGCTGGGAGAGAACATGTATCAGCTCCGCCCCATTCTGCAGGACTATGGGCGATTTGGCTATCTTGAGGGTATGGGCTGTTGGTGGGCTGGGGTGTGTCAGGCTAGCTAGTGTCCTATATAAAGCAAGATGATAGATTTTGCCTATCCCAAGATATTGATGGGATAAGGGATAAGGTGACTGTGCCCTATTTCCAACTTTTGAAGAGCTGTCAAAGGGAAACTGGGATTCTTGCCACAGTGTCTCTCTGTCATTCTTCCAGGCCAGGAGTATCGAATGTACAACACATACGATGTCCACTTTTATGCTTCTTTTGCCCTCGTCATGCTGTGGCCCAAACTTGAACTCAGTCTACAGTATGATATGGGTGAGGGTAACTTCTCTTAGTTTCCTCTACCCTTAACCCTTTGTCATCTCTCAAAGACATGTCCGCCCCTTTGCCCCGAGCATACCTACATCTTGCATGTTGCTTTTCCTCTGGGGTTGCACTCACATCACTATGACCCACCCAAGCCTGCCCATTCCTTGTGTTCCCTCACCTACTTGTGTATCTGCTCCCCCAGCTCTGGCAACTTTCAAGGAGGACCTGACACGGCGACGGTACCTGATGAGTGGAGTAGTGGCACCTGTGAAAAGGAGGAACGTTATCCCTCATGATATTGGGGACCCAGGTAAGGTTCCATTACCCCAAGGTCAACTTTCCTGTCAGTTTTTATACCCTCTATCCCATCCACCGATGTGGACAAACCAGGTTCCCTCCCCTCCAACAGATGATGAGCCATGGCTCCGAGTCAATGCCTATTTGATTCATGATACTGCTGACTGGAAGGACCTAAACCTGAAGTTTGTGCTGCAAGTTTATCGGGACTATTACTTGACAGGAGATCAAGGCTTCCTGAAGGACATGTGGCCTGTGTGTCTGGTAAGGCATGTGTATATAATGTCCAGTACACCAGGGACATGAATGGTATCTTGGGAGAACCCAGATGGCTAGCATCTTTCTTAGAACCTACGTCTTCAGTATCTTGATCCCTCTCTAGGCTGTGATGGAGTCTGAAATGAAGTTTGATAAGGACCAGGACGGACTCATTGAGAATGGAGGCTACGCAGACCAGACCTATGATGGATGGGTCGCCACAGGCCCCAGGTTGGGGGGGTAGGGATTTCCAGGTCTGAGTCGGGAACTGGGCACATAAGGATGGCAGCGCTCATGTGAGCTAGAGCTGCCAGTCTTACCCCAGCCCCTGTCCCTGACCAGTGCTTACTGTGGAGGGCTGTGGCTGGCCGCTGTGGCTGTGATGGTTCAGATGGCTGTTCTGTGTGGGGCCCAGGATGTCCAGGATAAGTTTTCTTCCATTCTCTGCCGAGGCCGAGAAGCTTATGAGAGACTGCTCTGGAATGGTGAGTAAAGCAACCTAGGACATCTGAAAGCTAACTACATGGACACGGCTTTACTTTGCCCTTCCTATACTCTAGGCCGTTACTACAACTATGACAGCAGCTCCCAGCCTCAGTCCCGCAGCATCATGTCTGACCAGTGTGCTGGGCAGTGGTTCCTGAGGGCCTGTGGCCTGGGAGAAGGAGACACTGAGGTAAGACTAGAAGAGCCAGAAAGATGAGTTTCCCCAAAGGTGGAAAACAAGAGACTATCTCTCTTGCCTTTGCTCTTCCTCCATAGGTATTTCCTACCCTGCATGTGGTCCGTGCTCTCCAAACCATCTTTGAGCTCAATGTCCAGGCCTTTGCAGGAGGAGCCATGGGAGCTGTGAATGGGATGCAGCCTCATGGTGTTCCTGATAGATCGAGTGTACAGTCTGATGAAGTTTGGGTGGGTGTAGTCTACGGGCTGGCAGCCACCATGATCCAAGAGGTAATGTATTTCCTTTCCCATCCCTTCACCATTTGTACTGTGGTTCAGAAAACTTCCTCAAACACTAAATTCATTCCAAGAACATCTTAATGTCATCTTCTCCATCCAGAGTCCCCTTTTCCCTGGTATGCATTCTACCTCCTGCCTTTAGGTTCTAACCTGGGGGCAAAAGGCATACTATCTTATCTGCTCAGCTAAGGCAATTGTACCACGAGAGCCAGTTATTATGTATGACTTCTACCTCTCCCCACAGGGTCTGACTCGGGAAGGTTTCCGGACAGCTGAGGGCTGTTACCGCACTGTATGGGAACGCCTGGGCCTGGCTTTCCAGACCCCAGAGGCATACTGCCAGCAGCAAGTGTTCCGCTCACTAGCCTACATGAGGCCGCTGAGCATCTGGGCCATGCAGCTGGCCCTGCAACAGCAGCAGCATAAAAAGGGCAAAAGGCCAGTTGTCACACAGGGCACAAGACTAAGCACAGAGCCTGAACATGAACCAAAGAAATCTTGGACAAACCTAAGCCCAGAGTGATCCCCCTGAACTGTGGAAGCCCAGCCAATACACTggtctttcctcctccctcccaccactCCTGCAGCCCTGAGCCACTAGGACAATCAAGCCCCTTCCCTTCTTGCTACCCAACTGTGCCAGTAAAAAGGGGCCAAGGAACCACTTATTTATTTCTTACCCTCCCCGTTCCTTCCGTGGATGAAATATTCAAGGCCAGTAAATTTCTCCAAGTCTATTCATGGAACAACAGATATACATGAGTATAAATAAAAGACCATAAAACTGTTAAGTATGGTGTGTTTGAGCTCCCAGGCATCCTAATAGGGCACAGGAGCAGAGGCCAGCTCTTTCCCccattcctttttatttgaatACTGACAGGAATCCTCAGGCTGAGGGTACCCCGCATCTCAAATCTAACATGAATGCCTGCCCAGCAAGACAACAGAAGAAGGGCTGTGGGTAGGCAGCCACTCCcctttctttgaaagatttgCCTTCAGGGG
This DNA window, taken from Cricetulus griseus strain 17A/GY chromosome 2, alternate assembly CriGri-PICRH-1.0, whole genome shotgun sequence, encodes the following:
- the Gba2 gene encoding non-lysosomal glucosylceramidase isoform X2, which translates into the protein MVTCVPALEQISCAEGDPQVYCPEDTGVTEAVRVNDCGSPEDSGSQNEPDYCNSEDSGQLMASYEGNARGYQVPPFGWRICLAHEFAEKRKPFQANNVSLSNLIKHFGMGLRYLKWWYRKTQVEKKTPFIDMFNSVPLRQIYGCPLGGIGGGTITRGWRGQFCRWQLNPGMYQHQTVIADQFTVCLRRNGRTVYQQVLSLERPSVLRSWNWGLCGHFAFYHALYPRAWTVYQLPGQSVTLTCRQITPILPHDYQDSCLPVGVFVWDVENQGDETLDVSIMFSMRNGLGGEDDALGGLWNEPFCLQRDGKTVQGLLLHHPTPPNPYTMAVAARCTADTTVTHITAFDPDSTGQQVWQDLLQDGQLDSPAGQSTPSKKGEGVAGAVCISSKLPPRGQCCLEFSLAWDMPRIMFGAKGQIHYRRYTRFFGSDGDVAPALSHYALCQYADWENRISAWQSPVLDDRSLPAWYKSALFNELYFLADGGTVWLEVPEDSLPEELGENMYQLRPILQDYGRFGYLEGQEYRMYNTYDVHFYASFALVMLWPKLELSLQYDMALATFKEDLTRRRYLMSGVVAPVKRRNVIPHDIGDPDDEPWLRVNAYLIHDTADWKDLNLKFVLQVYRDYYLTGDQGFLKDMWPVCLAVMESEMKFDKDQDGLIENGGYADQTYDGWVATGPSAYCGGLWLAAVAVMVQMAVLCGAQDVQDKFSSILCRGREAYERLLWNGRYYNYDSSSQPQSRSIMSDQCAGQWFLRACGLGEGDTEVFPTLHVVRALQTIFELNVQAFAGGAMGAVNGMQPHGVPDRSSVQSDEVWVGVVYGLAATMIQEGLTREGFRTAEGCYRTVWERLGLAFQTPEAYCQQQVFRSLAYMRPLSIWAMQLALQQQQHKKGKRPVVTQGTRLSTEPEHEPKKSWTNLSPE
- the Gba2 gene encoding non-lysosomal glucosylceramidase isoform X3, giving the protein MVVPWVALEEALSPGAGEASSVVGSLILECISTRPSLQTNLQYACVGMGGLCISKFCRWSVQVSCAAGTGACVVTLLSTMPFIPEPGQSISFLARVSLSPAARSHLSCPMTTSCLPVGVFVWDVENQGDETLDVSIMFSMRNGLGGEDDALGGLWNEPFCLQRDGKTVQGLLLHHPTPPNPYTMAVAARCTADTTVTHITAFDPDSTGQQVWQDLLQDGQLDSPAGQSTPSKKGEGVAGAVCISSKLPPRGQCCLEFSLAWDMPRIMFGAKGQIHYRRYTRFFGSDGDVAPALSHYALCQYADWENRISAWQSPVLDDRSLPAWYKSALFNELYFLADGGTVWLEVPEDSLPEELGENMYQLRPILQDYGRFGYLEGQEYRMYNTYDVHFYASFALVMLWPKLELSLQYDMALATFKEDLTRRRYLMSGVVAPVKRRNVIPHDIGDPDDEPWLRVNAYLIHDTADWKDLNLKFVLQVYRDYYLTGDQGFLKDMWPVCLAVMESEMKFDKDQDGLIENGGYADQTYDGWVATGPSAYCGGLWLAAVAVMVQMAVLCGAQDVQDKFSSILCRGREAYERLLWNGRYYNYDSSSQPQSRSIMSDQCAGQWFLRACGLGEGDTEVFPTLHVVRALQTIFELNVQAFAGGAMGAVNGMQPHGVPDRSSVQSDEVWVGVVYGLAATMIQEGLTREGFRTAEGCYRTVWERLGLAFQTPEAYCQQQVFRSLAYMRPLSIWAMQLALQQQQHKKGKRPVVTQGTRLSTEPEHEPKKSWTNLSPE